The DNA sequence AAGAGATATTTTATCCAAGTCACTTCACAGCAAGTTGCTGCCATGGCCCTATATTCTGCTTCAGCAGAGGACCGGGACACAATGGACTGTTTCTTGGACTTCCAAGATATCAAGGAAGTTCCAAGGAACACAAAATATCCTGTGACTGATCTCCTAGTATCGGGGCAGGATGCCCAATCTGAGTCACAATATGCTGACAGTTGAAGTTCAGCTGAGGAAGAGAACAAAATCCCCTGACCAGGAGCTCCCTTTATGTACCTTAGAACCTTTTGAGCTGCACTCAAGTGAATGTGGGTTGGACTATCCATGAATTGGCTCAAATTTTGCACACTATAGCAGATGTTAGGTCTTGTAATTGTTAAGTAGAGTAATCGACCAATGAGTCTCCTGTACACTGCTGGATCAGGAAGCATTTGACCAGTGCCCTTGCTTAGTTTAGTGTTTTGGTCCATAGGTACCTTAACAGGTCTTGAACCAAGAGTACCCAAATCTGCAAGAATGTCAAGTGCATACTTCCTTTGGCAAATGTGGATTCCTTTGGAGGATCGAGCCACCTCTATCCCAAGAAAATACCTTAGGTGACCCAACTCTTTAATCTTGAATTTTTGATTCAAGAAGGTCTTCATGAGGGTAACAGATTCTGCACTATCACTAGCCacaataatatcatccacatacactaATAATGCAGTAAATGAATCAGGTCCTTTCATTGTGAAAAGGCTATAGTCAGCCTTTGATTGCTTAAAACCAAACTCAAGTAATGCAGCAGAAAGCTTAGAATACCACTGCCTTGAGGCTTGCTTCAAGCCATACAAACTCTTCTGTAACTTGCATACCTGATCTGGCCTTCCTTTGTTGTACCCTGGAGGTTTTTGCATATAGATTTCCTCTTCTAAGTCcccatgaaggaatgcattgTTCACATCGAACTGATGCAATTGCCAACCTTTCACTGTAGCTATGGAAAGCAAACTTCTCACTGTAACCATCTTAGCAACAGGAGAGAAAGTCTCATGGTAGTCTATCCCTTCTTGCTGTGTATATCCCTTTGCAACAAGTCGAGCCTTTAGCCTTTCAACTGTTCCATCTGAGTTACACTTCACCTTGTAAACATATTTACAATCAATTGGAACCTTTCCTGGTGGTAAGTCAGAAATCACCCATGTGTTGTTTAATTCTAAAGCTGTCAACTCAGCTTCCATAGCCTTGCACCAATTAGGATCTTTAACAGCTTGGTGATATGTTTGTGGCTCAGTTTGAGTGGAAATGCAAGTGGAAAAGGCTTGAAAATTAGGAGAGAATTTTTGATATGATAAAGTGCTTGACAAAGGAAAAGATATACCTGAAGAGGATGGAGCTGTCTGATCCACAGAGTGGGAAGGGAAACCAAGGGTGACTTGCTGGCAGTGATAATCTTGAAGGTATTGAGGTGCCTTCTTTGCCCTGGTTGACTTTCGAGGTGGAGATTGAAACAAAAGGGGTTGCAAAGGCTGATCTGTAGAAGCAGGAAGGTGTATGGGGTTACTTTCTTCAGAAAATTCAGGTGTGGACAATAGCTCTGATGTGGTAAGATCAGGGCTATGAATGCTATTGGGAAGATGTGATGGTCTTGGTGAAGAGAGAGGATGATTTTCTGTTTGTGGTGGCTGAAGAGTTGGAGCATGATCATCACAATGGGGGTCAGTACAGTAAGGAGAAGACTTAGCTAAAGGATGGTCAACATCCTGCTCAATGGTGGGCATGGACAGCTGCTGTGGAGTTGAATTCATTTGGAAAGGGAAAATGGACTCGTGAAAGAAGACATCTCTAGACACAAACACACTTTTGCTTTCAAGATCAAGCAACTTGTAACCTTTGACTCCAAAAGGATACCCTAGAAAAACACACTTCTTCCCCCACAACTCCTTTGTTGAGGTGTTTGGACACAACTCCTTTGATGAATGACACCTTTCTTACTGAAAAAGTCTTTCATTTGGAACTCAGCACCATTGTCACTCCTAacagttttaattttagttCCAAACTGGGTCTCAACTAAGTTGAAGAAGGACACTATGCACTGTcttgtgtcagatttatttttaaggaggTAAACCCAAGTGGTTCGAGTAAAGTCATCCACAATAGTGAGGAAGAAACGAGTTCCATCATAAGCTATTTCTGAAAAGGGCCCCCAAAGATCAAAATGAACAATTTCAAAACTGTTAGAAGAGTGATGAGAGCTGTGAGCAAAAGGCAGCCTGTGCTGCTTGGCCATAGGACAAACACAGCAAGGCATTTTGTCATTTGAGGGTAAAGGTCTTCGTACAATAGGatcattaattaaagaaatcctAGAATCTGAAACATGGCCTAGGCGAAAATGCCAAAGGTCTGAAACACAAATGCTATTCATGACAGAAGCAGAAATGAAGCtgtctttcttggaaaactttgaaAGGGTGGTCATCAATGCTGAGGGAGAGACTTTCACTTTCAGCAAATGATACAATCCATCCTTGGTTTCACCCATCCCAATCGTGGTCCATGACAAAAGGTCCTGTAGAAAACAACAGTTTGATAGAAAAACAAGGCAACAAGCAAGGTCCTTAGCAATTTTTCTGGCAAATaacaaattgaaagaaaatgatggaaCACAAAGCACATCATTCAAAATGATGTGTTCAGTAATTCTAACTGTTCCTATGTGTGTGACTGGAACCTTCTCACCATTTGGAAGCTTAACTGAACAAGGTGCACTTTTAGTGACTGTGTTGAAGAAACAGGGGCTGCAAACTATATGGTCAGTTGCACCCGTGTCTAGAATCCAAGGAATGTCAGAAAAACTAGAGGGTTTTTGTGTATAGGCTGAAAGGCAAGAGAAAATACCAGACATCTTGGAAGTGTTTGTTGCGTTTGTTGCAATGGGAAAATTGGTTTGATGTTGTCCTGCAGGAGATTTGACTGAGTGATCCTTCTACTGCAGAAAGGCAAGAAGCTGTTGGTATTGCCCTTTGATGAGTGCCATTTTATCATCACCTCCTTCTCCTTGATCCACTTCAACTTGGATGTTCGATTGAGCAACAAAAACACTTGATCCCTTTCCTTTATTGTGCATTTTATGCCCTGGTGGATACCCATGCAGCTTGTAGCATTTGTCTATCACGTGTCCACTCATGTTGCAGTGGCTGCACACAGGTGTTTTTGCATTTCCAGCCTTAAAACAGGTATCTAAAGTGTGTCCCTGCATCTTACAATGTGTACAATAAGGCCTTTCATGCCTGTTTGTAGGCTTGAAGTTACCAAAACTCCCTTTAGTGAACATGGCCATAAGGTCAGGGGAAGGTGTACCAGAAATCATCTGGTGTTGTTTCTCCTGCTGTTGAGTCATGGAGAAGACTCTATTCAATGCAGGCATGGGTTCAATCAGCATGATCTGGTCCCTAGTGTTGGAGTAGCAGTCACTTAATCCCATAAGGAACTGGATGACACAGTCCCTTTGGTACCTCTCCATTAGGATCTTTAGTTGACCACAGCTACATTCAGGCATCGGCTCATATAGGGCTAGCTCATCCCAAATGGTCTTGAGTTTTCCAAAGTAAATGCTCACTGAATCATCTCCTTGTGAGAGGCTTGCCAAAGATTTCTTTAGCTGAAAAATACGTGGCCCATTTTGTTGTGAAAGCCTATCTTGCAGTTCTTTCCAAATAGCACAAGCATCATCAACAAACACCAAACTAGTTCTCACAGagttgcttactgagttgtgaATCCAGGATACCACTACATCATTGCAgcgttgactcactcaaaaatgagtaacactaatgctatcccaagtgcaggaggatgtcgtgtaataattaggaataaattcctag is a window from the Carya illinoinensis cultivar Pawnee chromosome 14, C.illinoinensisPawnee_v1, whole genome shotgun sequence genome containing:
- the LOC122293478 gene encoding uncharacterized protein LOC122293478, with protein sequence MEEESVDQNNQHVSRFLNFSDQNNPYRIEHGDNTAASLVADLLTTENYVTWSRAMRRALRAKNKIGFINGDIKRPAMVSWIHNSVSNSVRTSLVFVDDACAIWKELQDRLSQQNGPRIFQLKKSLASLSQGDDSVSIYFGKLKTIWDELALYEPMPECSCGQLKILMERYQRDCVIQFLMGLSDCYSNTRDQIMLIEPMPALNRVFSMTQQQEKQHQMISGTPSPDLMAMFTKGSFGNFKPTNRHERPYCTHCKMQGHTLDTCFKAGNAKTPVCSHCNMSGHVIDKCYKLHGYPPGHKMHNKGKGSSVFVAQSNIQVEVDQGEGGDDKMALIKGQYQQLLAFLQ